ctttattacaaaaatgtttctgTATTAATCTTTTGTTCTTCAAATTatctttaagtatttttattttagagagATGTAAATTATCTCCACAGTTTATTTGAACAGTGTTTTTTTGAGTCTATTTATGGGCTTTTTCAAGTCTCTAATCTTCCCTCTATGGAATGGGCCAATGAAAATGTTGAAAgagtattttgaatttattttagtttttttcttattaacttattttttgtttttatattttttgtatagtaatttttacggttttatatttttgaagctTATCATTTGTTATAGGCCCGGTATGGTTTTATTATGGATTTTCTTCAACGAAAAAATGCGCTAGGTAATCTTCTTAGCTCTGACATTGCTTTTAAACCACTTAATGTCAACAAGCTAAAGTTTGACGTTGTATCGAAACATACAGCGAGGCGACCGCCAATTATTTCCTCGGACATTACAAGTTTGTGATTTTTTGTGTATTAGCACgctattgtttataatttatttaatattttattgcgtttttatattgaaaaattaaagttatttattgtgtatatttttctatattgtgtaatatatacaaatgaaataaattatagttcatagtttttaaagttgtctTAAGTGTACCTTCTCATATTTACTCTCacgtaatttaatttttgcaaaaaatttcgaCGACTGACAAGGGTGTCCAATATGGTTAATTGGAAAAAAGATTTCATTGACGAATATGGAAATGCTCAATGCGTCCTTTTCTTTGATGAGATATATCAAACTCGTGTTTATGTCTAAGCGATTCATAAAAAGCTTCATTGTTGAGATTTGCAGTATTGAATTTCGAAAGTAGTTTTGGTGAAAAACCGTTACGCAATATTCTATCCGGCGGGCTAGTAGAATGCCGATGAATGTCATCATCGCAAATAGATGAATTTGGCAATGATGTTGAATAGCAAAACATTTGAGAATTTTTTGTATGCGACGTAGGTAGAAATTGATGAGATGGTATATCAAAAAATGGTCTGCGTCGGGCGTAAGAGTAAcctaaaaatgtaatttttattttaattcttttatttttaggtgcCAACAAAAAGCGGATGGggtctttttgctttaatttcaaCGGtcacagttttttgtttctatgCACTgtgcaagcaaaaaaaaaaatctataaaataaataaacgggaGCTTCTTATAAGATCCGGGAGGGTtggaaaagacaaaaaataattgataattagTTGGCGTTTAATTGGCACATAATAATACTCTAATATGCATAAAAATCTTGTTAGGAATTAAATCAACTATATATCTTTATGTACGTGAAtgtaagaaattttaaattattattttggcTAAAAATGACTTACATGCATTTTGAGATCGTATTTCCATTGATGGGTGCAAATATGGGTGTTGACGTATCAACATTTTATCATTGAGTACATTTTGAAGTTGCTGAGTGTCAACTATTGAGTTACGTCGATTTGAAAATTCGATATCATCGTAACAATGAGAACGTGCTGTGCAacaattacataatttttttttctcgatAAACTCTTTTTGTTCGTTTCGTTCTTTGGCATCCAGAAACGCTTTTGCGAACGGGTTGTATCGAATTTTTAAGTTCGTTATCtaagtaacaatttttataaagtaataattcAATTATTCAGTAATATTCAGTAAGTTTTCTCTTACAAAACTGTAAAccataaattacttttttaaaacaccaaaaATTACTATGGTCTAAGCTTGACTTGACAGGAAACAATTTATACTTAAAGAGTCATGATTTAAAAGTACAACTTAATAACTTGTGGGGTACcttaaaattctattttagGACCATTGTTATTTcaacttaatataaatacttattatCAAAAGTGTTACATATCTTATTTGTAGATGACTATTTTATTCTCACAAAGGcaataaagttctttttaaaatacttaacgAAGAATAACATAAGATAAACAAGTAGTTTATAAGTACCGACTTTCAATAAACgtagaaaaaacaaagtttatccGATTCTACAAGCCTAGTAAAGCAGATAAACTCCCTTTAAGGCAGTTAACTTTAACTAACCTAACTTTAACTTAACTAAAAATTGGGTAACTTTAAGTTACCCAATTTTGGATTCAataagataataattaaaagggAACCAagctttaaatcaatttaacCGAAAAGTAGTTCTATATAAGAATCGTTTTAGAGttcttatataaaacatattgaaaGCAAGATctcaaagaatattttaattttgtataaaataaaacctttttaacaaatttaaaaaaaaaaaaaaaaggttttggtTTATACAGAAATCCTCGTTAAGGACATCTTTCACTTGATCTtggctttaaatatttataagtttaatattcatcaagtaaATACTATATTTATGGTAGCAAACCGTGGCTTTTATCCAGTATTTCATTGACGTGGCTTATACCAAGCATTTCAAACTTAAatgaaatttcttttaaatattttagcagGTTTTTAGAGAAAggcagaaaaatttttttagagaaagACAGAGACTGATTTTAAGagactttttttcttaaacttggGAATATTTTTAAGCTAAATCAAAACAGCATTTACTTAACATGGACTTAGATATATtcgatttaatatttttacttaacatggatttttatatattatatttaatctttttctttacatGGACTTTGAGATATtaggtttaatcttttttgaaaataatttaaaaagttcaaggTAAATGATCATTTAAAGTCACTATTTAATTATCAATACGTGTCTTTAACATTGTTTCTAAagtttactactttttattaagaaattagtcattttttataataaaacgtaactcaatttttataataacacagTTCCTCtctttttttgtgtattttaatttgtgttttatttcttaaacagttccatgaaaatattatttgctgAAGTATTTTGATGAAGTTTTGtgtgtattttcttttttatcttttatttattatgcgttttaatttttaaaaggtttaaaagaCCATGTGTAACAAAGCCAAGCAATGAAGCCAAGATAAGACAACCTTGGCTTCTTGTTGCTCTTATTGTCCTTGATTTCTAATAATGTAATTTTCTAttgtaattttaacaaaataacaagattaataaaaaattattaaaagtaaaaatttataattttgccaTTAACTAAATGTATGCGTATGTGTGCTTTACCTCTTCGTTTTGATAAGCAGTCACAGCGATGAATTCCGTTTCAACAAAGGTATGTGTAGACGTAATTTTTTCACCGTTGCAGACCTTGACAATGTGGATGCGAGGAATGTACTTATGCAACGAGTTTAGCATGAgctatatgaaaaaaatatcttagaacCTTTAACCATATACAATATATTGTGAGTATACAAGGGAAACCAACTAAGTCTGGAaaggctgtatatatatatatatatatatatatatatatatatatatatatatatatatatatatatatatatatatatatatgtagatagaTAAAGAAAGAGAGAGATATTTTGACagtagtttatatttttatagtaactTATAGTAATAGTTTTCGTTATAAAGTTATAGTTTTATGAATCAATTTCTGCAGAAAATAAAATGTACATACCACTTGCCCATTGGTACTTTCCTTGTTGGTTAATTTTACCTTGGAAAATACAATAGGATTTTTCATCCAGTGACATCCGAAATTCGGTGAATCAGGATGGACATATATTTTACTCGGTGGTGTAGACTCTGGTTTACCTGCATGTGACCATTCACCGTTAACATACTTCCATCGATTTTCATCTACTGGTAAAAAGTCTAGCATAATGGTATACATGGATTGAGGATCTAATCCATCGACAGATGACTTTAAAACCGGAAACATACGTCtacataaaatgattaaatgttttaaaaaatttgtttaacttttataagtatAGAAACATTCatacttaaaacaaaacaatgagctgtatttaaaaaaaatctagttatctttaaggaatttttaaagtttatgtattttgaaaaattttaagacaaatttaattgctgaaaaagttcatttcctttttttgatgagtgtaaaattattttgaatgtcAGCCCGTAAAACTTTACAGACGTCATACGAAATTTCCTTTAGTAGAATGGAGATTTCCCAAACACCAAAAATTTTCGGCTAACGTGCATTTTTCAGTTACGTCATTAATGCCGGACTTCTTGACTCTTTATTTTACTTACGTACTTTGTCTCTGCGACTAGACATACTTTTTTTAGCTCGTAATAAATGGCAGATACACGGAAACTtgtgtaacatttttaaagtataattgttgtaacttCCGGCGCCTCTAAATTAAGTTGACTTTTCAATTTGGCAAAGGTAATAATAACCTTGttaaaaaatgcgtcttttttaGTACCTTCCACTATAACTATGTTACCCATTAAAAGTGCTTTTCTTTTATCCTAATAAGCTTCATTCTAATCGATGTACTGACGTAAATGTTTCACAAAGCCAATTATccaacaacttttaaaaatatgttttctgaAAAACGTAAATAGTAAAAACGCCACTAATTGCTAGGACTTGCATCTTTTTGCTTAATTTGCGTTATATGACgtcaatatttttacataatatttttgaaaatctatttcgagattttttataaagttcaaaaaaatattgaggttttttataagtaaaaaaacggCAAACAAggacaaaaaactaataaacaataCAGGAGAATTATGTAATCTCTGAAAAACTGTTACCTGCCATTTTTTGTGACAATCATTTCATTGGTCATTCGATGAAAGCTTGCCCATAGATTTTTATCCTCAAGTTTTACTCTTAGCATTAaatcttttgttaatttcttctctactttttgttttttactttcgTTATCTTTCAATATCGAAGCCATGGAAAAATCGgacttcatcttttttttttttaatttataagaacCTATAACCAAAAAAAGcacaaaattatgaaaaaatgtttaaactgcaaacttctaatatttttatttgattatttaaacgttatttcttttgtttatttcttgttttcAAAGTTTGCGTAACCAAACAAATGTCAATGCtttacaacaacaaaagttatcaaatatccATTTGCAGAAGTTACCTATAGTAATAGGTGTTGTATTGTAAGAcgaagtttaaataatttgcacgaatacaaaaataaaattggttaTTAAGTTCTAACAGCTTAAACCGCAACGCATCCGTTTTGGAGTCTTATCcagtaattgaaaaaaaagttgcgaTTTTGAGCAAACTGACTTAACATGCGGGATTAAATAACCAACGTATTGGCTTATAATGTGTTCTCTAAAAAAAGTCGGTTAGTTGtgttaagataattttttacatttttttacaaacagaaAGGACGtcggtttttttttgttaacagaCTTCTTAGCAACTGTTCGTGAAATGAATAcatgtttttgtataaaaataactttgcactTATAAAGTGTGTGACTCTTAAATCGAATTAAGATTCTAAAGGCCAAACgctaattaatattttagtaataaaaattcgCTTGCATTAATGAGTTTTCCTAATTACGTTCAACGGTGAAAACTTGTTTTCTATCGGAgaatctttcatttttttaaacttttgtattgATTcggttaataaaaatgattttagagatcgtttattttatataataaatgccgtaaaaaaaaaagacaaaagatAAAAGGCgtttattattagattattataATTCTTGTTTGAAGTCATCAGTCGTGTAGAATTCAAACTACGATTCCGATTTCTCATTTGCTTAGCCGTATCACTCAAAAAagaagaattctttttttttttgcgcgaTACGGGAAagtgttcttttgtttttaacaaaaatacatttttataaaatttaataattaagagTCGGTTTCTTCCTTAACACTCTGTTGATTGAAAAACTTACCTCTTAATTCGCAATTCCTTGTTTACTTTCATTaccgttaaaaaaaaacattaaaacataattaaacagtatagtaaaaaatattcgatgtatttttgtatgttttagaCCACATATTTCCTACAAGATACTTTAtacattttcactaacaaacaatattcttattttagtAAAGCATAAACTTGATTGCAACGCGCGAGCGACAAGAAAGTCAAACGAAATCTATTCCTATTTAACTTTAGATAATTAGCACTTTTCTACGCGATTCTATTTCCATTCAATTTTACTGACATAATCTGTTTCTTCGGGAAAGTTAAAACATTCGTGCGAAATAAATTAAGTTCGACAATTTCTTTGCGGTGGACCTTTGAGTAgcgcttttcttttttctttttttctttttttgatctgttcattttttctttctgttcgttaaaaaacattctcatgctttaatcaaattattattaaaattattttattaaaaaattatatatataaatatattttttaaaaaataaaattaaaaaaattttcagatcCATTTGCTACAACAAaccaaaaatgtttacaataattttttatataaaaattattttagtactTACAAATAGTGACTAATATGTCATACgaaaatctatattaaaatgACGAGCCGTGGTGAATTGAAATAAACGATTTTAAAAcgatttattgaaatttattttggtgtcatttttttacttttttaaaacattgtagaACTTGTTTATCTTATTCTAAAACGTTATTGAatagcaatttaaaattatagctATTTCACTTTACTACTACTGTAGGGTTAAcctgctttttaaaaatacggTCGTGAAATTCATGGTTGttgataagtattttaaatgGCCTTATGGTCTATGTTCCTAAATGGCATTATGCTCCATGGATTAGGAAACCCTAACCATAAACTTAAACCTACCTTGAAAtctaacttaaaatatttctgtTAATCAAGAAACACaataaatattctattatattctattatgttgcttttttaataagtaatgtttaaatttaagatCTTAATTCTAAAAGttatactttaaaagttatacttatatattatgttGACAAATAAGTATTTGTCAACatagaatataaattttagaaGTTTCCCAGCCTCTTGTTTGTTTGTcaaattacaatataataaatatagaataATACGTCTTTAGAGGTTTTGCACTTCTTATGCTCGATCTAAATATTGCGTAACGAAACTTGCTAAATGGAGTTAAATAGTTCAGCGCTTTGAATAAACCACGCTTGgaagacaaaattttaaatttaataattttttttattaaattacattttcaCGAAAAAAAtcgaataaatatttaattgcgatagaaaaaaatgcaattaacatttgttttaagaAGCCGAAAATGTTTGAAGAAATAGATTGAACAAATTAGTgcgtttaatttttctttatttgtttctcTGTTGAtaagcatgttttttaaaactttca
This portion of the Hydra vulgaris chromosome 13, alternate assembly HydraT2T_AEP genome encodes:
- the LOC100204831 gene encoding brachyury protein-like (The RefSeq protein has 3 substitutions compared to this genomic sequence), producing MKSDFSMASILKDNESKKQKVEKKLTKDLMLRVKLEDKNLWASFHRMTNEMIVTKNGRRMFPVLKSSVDGLDPQSMYSIMLDFLPVDENRWKYVNGEWSHAGKPESTPPSKIYVHPDSPNFGCHWMKNPIVFSKVKLTNKESTNGQVLMLNSLHKYIPRIHIVKVCNGEKITSTHTFVETEFIAVTAYQNEEITNLKIRYNPFAKAFLDAKERNEQKEFIEKKKLCNCCTARSHCYDDIEFSNRRNSMVDTQQLQNVLNDKMLIRQHPYLHPSMEIRSQNACYSYARRRPFFDIPSHQFLPTSHTKNSQMFCYSTSLPNSSICDDDIHRHSTSPPDRILRNGFSPKLLSKFNTANLNNEAFYESLRRKHEFDISHQRKGRIEHFHIRQ